From the genome of Eucalyptus grandis isolate ANBG69807.140 chromosome 2, ASM1654582v1, whole genome shotgun sequence, one region includes:
- the LOC104419958 gene encoding LOW QUALITY PROTEIN: NAC domain-containing protein 100 (The sequence of the model RefSeq protein was modified relative to this genomic sequence to represent the inferred CDS: deleted 2 bases in 1 codon): protein MEDMARLGKEDDQIELPPGFRFHPTDEELITHYLQKKVGDAGFSAKAIGEVDLNKSEPWDLPWKAKMGEKEWYFFCLRDRKYPTGLRTNRATESGYWKATGKDKEIYRGKSLVGMKKTLVFYRGRAPKGEKTNWVMHEYRLEGKVSLNYLPRASKNEWVICRVFQKSSGGKKIHISSLVAAGSLENEMSSGLPPLTDSSPHDSKTESNPGSAYVPCFSSPTEFERNKENTNNYFNNPMFPISSNPTNPTPKISLLSPVYPHQAIPVPANWQPGGPVFMPEHSVLRALLEGTGLNARQSARAEREAISISQETALTNDLNTEISSVMQDFEMGRRQFEDQQQVPSTLAGPMDVDLLWNYSS, encoded by the exons ATGGAGGACATGGCTAGGCTCGGGAAGGAAGACGATCAGATAGAGTTGCCGCCGGGGTTCAGGTTCCACCCGACGGACGAAGAGCTCATCACCCATTATCTGCAGAAGAAGGTGGGGGACGCTGGCTTCTCCGCCAAAGCCATCGGAGAAGTGGATTTGAACAAGTCCGAGCCCTGGGATTTGCCTT GGAAGGCGAAAATGGGGGAGAAGGAATGGTATTTCTTCTGCCTGAGGGACAGAAAATACCCGACTGGTTTGAGGACCAACAGAGCCACCGAATCCGGTTACTGGAAGGCCACGGGGAAAGACAAGGAGATCTACAGGGGAAAATCTCTGGTTGGTATGAAGAAAACCTTGGTTTTCTACAGAGGGAGGGCTCCAAAGGGGGAGAAGACGAATTGGGTCATGCATGAATACAGATTGGAAGGAAAAGTCTCTCTGAATTATCTCCCCAGGGCTTCGAAG AACGAGTGGGTCATTTGCAGGGTCTTCCAGAAGAGCTCTGGTGGGAAGAAAATCCACATCTCGAGCCTCGTGGCGGCGGGGTCTCTCGAGAACGAAATGAGCTCCGGCTTGCCGCCGTTAACGGATTCCTCTCCTCACGATTCGAAGACGGAATCCAACCCCGGATCGGCTTACGTGCCCTGCTTCTCCAGCCCAACAGAGTTCGAAAGGAACAAGGAAAACACGAACAATTACTTCAACAATCCCATGTTCCCCATCTCCTCGAACCCCACGAACCCCACCCCCAAAATCTCGCTCTTGAGCCCAGTGTACCCTCACCAGGCCATCCCCGTCCCAGCCAATTGGCAA CCTGGGGGCCCCGTCTTCATGCCCGAGCACTCGGTCCTCAGGGCTCTGCTCGAGGGCACCGGGCTGAACGCGAGGCAGAGCGCGAGGGCGGAGCGGGAGGCGATCAGCATCTCCCAAGAGACAGCGCTGACCAACGACTTGAACACCGAGATCTCCTCCGTCATGCAGGATTTCGAAATGGGGAGGAGGCAGTTCGAGGATCAGCAGCAAGTTCCATCGACCTTAGCTGGACCAATGGACGTGGACCTCCTCTGGAACTATtcaagttag